One genomic segment of Methylocystis sp. SC2 includes these proteins:
- a CDS encoding cation:proton antiporter produces MTNSIHLESYREALVFLATAGVVVPLFHRIKISPVLGFLFAGVVLGPFGLGRLASDHEWARNFTITNVEGVSNLAEFGLVFLLFMIGLELSWERLARMRRLVFGLGLAQVVVCASVLAAVGFYYFRVELGPSMLMGIALAMSSTAVVLPVLAEARRLNKTSGRVAFSVLLFQDLAVAPALFLVSALAEAKNGGFTGEQAAWAFGRAFLAMGALIFIGRLLLRPLFRMVAAVQLTELFMAACLLVVIGEAALSAAAGFSMGLGAFIAGLLLAETEFRREVEVTIEPFKGLLLGLFFVSVGAGLDMGAVAVDPFPIFLYAAGLIAVKGAIIFVLARLFGVEWRPSAEASLLLAPGGEFAFALLTSAMAVGVLPGHYGADAMIVVTISIFAIPLLGRIGAALVPPATEAEDELLYADLAPAAEIAGDRVVIVGFGRIGSLVGEMLKRHDIPFVAVENVVSLVTAGREDGVEIYWGNATRREFLMRCGVAQARALVVTIENVHAAGEIVRLAHDIRGDLTIVARARDADHATELYKLGATDAIPETVEASLQLAETVLVDIGVPMGFVIASIHEKRDEFRKLLQPSDDKTRARHAERNRKIRREHTRRRISGRAAEESGEEV; encoded by the coding sequence ATGACGAACTCCATTCATCTCGAATCCTATCGCGAGGCGCTGGTCTTTCTCGCCACGGCGGGGGTCGTCGTCCCGCTGTTTCACCGCATCAAGATTTCGCCGGTGCTGGGCTTTCTCTTCGCCGGCGTCGTGCTTGGGCCGTTTGGTCTGGGCCGACTGGCGAGCGACCATGAATGGGCGCGCAATTTCACCATCACCAATGTCGAGGGCGTCTCCAATCTCGCCGAATTCGGGCTGGTCTTTCTGCTGTTCATGATCGGCCTCGAACTGTCCTGGGAGCGTCTCGCCCGCATGCGGCGGCTCGTCTTCGGACTGGGGCTCGCGCAGGTCGTGGTGTGCGCAAGCGTGCTCGCGGCTGTGGGCTTCTATTACTTCCGCGTCGAACTTGGCCCCTCGATGTTGATGGGCATCGCCCTCGCGATGTCGTCGACGGCGGTGGTGCTGCCGGTGCTCGCCGAAGCGCGGCGCTTAAACAAGACCTCGGGGCGCGTCGCCTTTTCGGTGCTGTTGTTTCAGGACCTTGCCGTCGCGCCGGCGCTGTTTCTGGTTTCCGCGCTCGCCGAAGCCAAGAACGGCGGCTTCACGGGCGAACAGGCGGCGTGGGCGTTTGGGCGGGCCTTCCTCGCCATGGGCGCGCTGATCTTCATCGGACGGCTGCTGCTGCGTCCGCTGTTTCGCATGGTCGCGGCCGTGCAGCTGACCGAACTGTTCATGGCCGCCTGCCTTCTGGTGGTCATCGGCGAGGCGGCGCTTTCGGCGGCCGCCGGATTCTCCATGGGCCTTGGCGCCTTCATCGCCGGGCTGCTGCTGGCGGAGACGGAGTTCAGGCGCGAGGTCGAGGTGACGATCGAGCCGTTCAAGGGCCTGTTGCTCGGGCTCTTCTTCGTTTCGGTCGGCGCCGGTCTCGACATGGGCGCCGTCGCCGTGGATCCCTTTCCGATCTTCCTATACGCCGCCGGGCTGATCGCGGTTAAGGGCGCGATCATCTTCGTTCTTGCGCGGCTCTTTGGCGTCGAATGGCGCCCCTCGGCCGAGGCGTCGCTGCTGCTGGCGCCGGGCGGCGAATTCGCCTTCGCGCTGCTGACCTCGGCGATGGCCGTCGGCGTGCTGCCGGGCCACTATGGCGCCGACGCGATGATCGTCGTCACGATCAGCATTTTCGCCATTCCGCTTCTTGGCCGGATCGGCGCCGCGCTTGTTCCGCCGGCGACGGAAGCCGAGGACGAACTGCTTTATGCGGATCTCGCGCCGGCGGCCGAAATCGCCGGGGACCGCGTCGTGATCGTCGGCTTTGGCAGAATCGGCAGCCTTGTCGGCGAAATGCTGAAGCGCCACGACATTCCGTTCGTCGCGGTCGAAAACGTCGTGTCGCTGGTGACCGCGGGGCGCGAGGACGGCGTCGAAATCTACTGGGGCAACGCCACGCGGCGCGAGTTCCTGATGCGTTGCGGCGTGGCGCAGGCCCGCGCGCTCGTCGTGACGATCGAGAATGTTCACGCGGCCGGAGAGATCGTCCGTCTGGCGCATGACATCCGCGGCGATCTCACCATCGTGGCGCGGGCGCGCGACGCCGACCACGCCACCGAACTTTACAAGCTCGGCGCGACCGACGCGATTCCCGAAACGGTCGAAGCCAGCCTGCAGCTCGCCGAAACCGTGCTCGTCGATATCGGCGTGCCGATGGGCTTCGTCATCGCCTCGATCCATGAGAAGCGCGACGAGTTTCGCAAGCTGCTGCAGCCGTCCGACGACAAGACGCGCGCGCGGCATGCGGAGCGCAATCGAAAGATCAGGCGCGAGCATACGCGCCGGCGCATATCGGGCCGCGCCGCGGAAGAGAGCGGCGAGGAGGTATAG